DNA from Ptychodera flava strain L36383 chromosome 15, AS_Pfla_20210202, whole genome shotgun sequence:
TAAAAAAGACGTCAATGGTTTTTAGCAATCTGGCTAGAGAcaaacatgtaccggtagtaacagaggatcacataaaacgtctgattttgaatgttaaTCTAGAAAGAACTGgaagactttgaatgaaaatatggatgtaATATATGAAATGCTTAAAGTGCATGAAAGATCTTACTTTATCCTTTTATTGTGGGATTTTGTCTGATGCTATGGAGTGACTTTtgtattgcataattaacataaaatttacatagttattgttatgcaaattagccgatcctgtttcagaaatttctggggagaacactggtatTATCATTGACCCTTAAAATTTATTCATTGCCATCTGTACATTCTGCCAACTCGCTGATTAGCTGTTTCTGCAATTTAATTTCAtttgcaataaaataaaaagaccATCAGAAAAACATTCCCACTTTGGTAGAGTTTTGAAGTGTCCGTTTTCACCCTTGATGAATTCTTCAAAATCCAACAATAAATGTTTATCCTTCAACTTTTTCTACATAGGAGGATTACAGGAATTCCATGCCTGCTTCAAGCTTCCAACAGCAGAAGCTGCGAGTGTGCGACGTCTGCTCTGCCTACCTTGGACTGCATGACAACGATAGACGTCTGGCTGATCACTTTGGAGGGAAATTACACTTGGGTTTCATCACTATCAGGGATAAACTGAAAGATTTGAAGGTTAGTGGTCTCTGCACATACTATGTATCTCAAGGGATTGAAAAGGGCAAGCTTGTGCTGTTACTAGAGGCCCAAGGGCTACAACTTGTTGTATTGTTTATGTGAAGTTATTTTCAAGCATGGATTATTCAacatacaaaaagaaaataggaaattgaaaatgaacTGAAAACTTTCATTTCTTGCCTGCTCTGTCGCAAATGAATATTGTCACAATACAGCTAAAGGCAACCTCATGGAATTTTAATAATCAAATTAATAACTGCTTAGATAAGTAGATATTTTGAGGTGAAAAAAAACAATCAGGGGCAGCTCATTAGGCCTAGGCCATAATGGCTGAAgtgtatgttttattttgctgtCTATGTCACTATAATTAGCAGGAAGAAATTCTAAATAACGGCTATGTCGGAGCATTTCTGCAACCCACAGCATGTCATGCTACCTCACTATTCACAATGGATAGGTCAAATACAGGCATACAAAGTGTTCAAGATTGTATTAGAAATATTCTGAGAACTTTCATTGCCATGGAGGGTTGTAATAACTAGACATTGTATGCTGGATGGTCATAAAAATGAATATGCAGTGCTATGTAAATACATAGTCAGCAACATCAATGTTAGGTGTGCCAGCGAAACTAATTTGATGTTGCATTGATGCAAGAGTGTTTTCTTTGATTCCGGAAAATTTCCCTAATTTCATATACCTAGTTCAGGGACAAGGGAATTTCAAGAAAACACAGGATAGATTTAGAGTTGAGGTATGTGGAAAAGTTGTACTGCACTGTAGTAATGTAGCAACTATATACAAATGCATGGCTTTGTGCCCATGCCATCATTTGACTCCTATTTAACTGTTTGTGATGACTTCGTGCTGGAACAGAAACTGGTGGCTGATAAGCGAGAGGCAAGAGAAGCGGAGAGAGCAAAACGAAGAGAAGAACGTGAActagagagagaaagagaccgTGAAAAGAGGAGAAAGGCATATGAAGATAGGTACCAGAGCAGTAGATCAAGAAGGTAAGTAAAAAGCCATGTAAATTAAATGTGCTATTTGTGTGAGCaatgtcagtgtttttgctaaggtttgggaaCATTGGTAAATATTTTGGGAACCCCAGAAACATTTCTGCTATCCCTAAATCTGATTACGTTGATATACCAACGAGAACCCCAGTAAAATGCCTGGGGAACCCCAGTAACATTTACTGGGGTActggccttaacaaaaacaatgaatttATTCACAGTGTAAGAAAAGCTTACCAATTTTTCTGAGaagaaaaatcaagattttcagACATTGATAAATTTTTTGCCACAATCTTTCTCTTGGTCAAATACAATGTGAGACTTGAAGCATAATGATCATACATTCATGCTTGGACTGGAGAGATCTAAATGACGATTGTGTTAGTGTCCTGCATTCAGGGTGGTATTGCTAATGCACTTGTAAACCATTTCATGACTTCACAGATCCAGATCCAAGTCAAGGGAAAGGCGAAAGAGATCCCGATCCAGGTCTCCTGATAGGAGAAAAGACAGGAGACGAAGGTAAGCATTTCTTGCAATCAAACTCCTGTGCTGACATGGTTGATGCTTTTTCTTAGTGACAGGTATTTTAAGTATGTGTAATCCATGAAGTGATCAGAGGCTTTGGTGACTTGATTTTCAGCAAGGTTTACAGGCACTGTTATGGGTAATGAAATTCCACTAGCCAAAGCAGGAACTATGGTTTTGTCATAAACGGTTTGTGATAGACGACAAAATTACTCTGAAATGTTAACTTTGAATCGTGTTTCAGAGATGAAACCCCATTGTAAATAGAAGCGAGAaagtagtgtgtgtgtgtgtacaggtGAAATTCCTCACTGTTAAAATTGTTAACCAATTTATGTGCTTTTATATATGCCTGTGTAGGTCAAGATCTCGGGAAAGACGTAGGAGGTCTCGTTCCAGGGAACGTCGTAGGTCCAGGGAAAGAAGCAGGGATCAAGAGAGAAGACGTCGCAGgtcaaggtcaaggtcacgaGAGAGGTCTCGTAGGTCCAGGTCAAGAGATCGGTCAAGATCTCGCGAGAGGAAACATGTATCAAAATCCAAGGAAAGGTCTCCATCTGATGACAGATACAGATCTCGTAACAAGGAACGGTCCAAGTCTAGTGAGCGATACCGAAGCTCCAAAGACCGGTCAAGGTCACGGGAGAGGTCGCGCTCCAGGGAAAGATCACGGTCGGGCAGGTCAAGTTCTAGAGAcagacatgcaaacagggactCTTCAAAAGATAGACACCATGATAGGTCTCCGAAAAGATCACGCCAAGAAAACGGTGGTGATGACCTTGATTCTGATTCATCCAGAGATTAGCGGAAATTTTAAGCTGACCAATTCTTACAAATTTGCTTTTGAAGTTTTATTTCTAGTTGTGATAAAATGATGCAGATAGGATAGTGATAAACGTGCTTGCTGAcaaatgatgaaatattgtaactCAGACTTTGCATGGTTAATTTTAGCTCAGGTGGTTGAGCTGCCATTTGAGTTGTATTTTCTTCTGaatttttgcaaaacagactttaagCAGTAGTAAAGTACTCATGAGGTTTTTGGTCAAACGTCATTAAGGTTAAATGCGCCTTGGGAACAGACATTCgctatcaaatttttacatttcttttctaatctactcTGTTGGGGCTTATTTtacagctcttggagtaagaacgGTTTTCACTGtcacagtttttcaaaaatggaaACTTTAACATgggatgatggccattttgaattttagtttataaaaaatcagtaaatgttaagtaatttgtttctgtaccacctaactttgcacagtgacccctctTTATTCCTagtttggtaagagaatggttgaaagatttatcgaggaaagtttgagcaaacatgTCTCTCTcattcgaggcacatactaccttaagaagaAGGGTGTCTACCAAATTTTATTGATCTGTTGAAAACACAATTGCACCATGTGAAGTTCAAAGAGCAAGATTTTAATCTGGCATGCACATCATGCTTCTCTCTATCCTGTTTTCCGTGATCCTATTTTCACTTGCCTCCTGTACCACCTAAATTACTGATGCCAGCATTATGATGTACCTCACTGCGGCACCCTGCTTCAGTAAGTTTTCACAGGACCACATGTAGAAGAAGAAAATTCTTTAGCTGTTTTTTAGGTTTTTCATCCGTCAAAGTGCACGGTAGACTGAACTCTTGTCTATCACTTTGCAtgcattttctcttcacagtGTATTTCAGATGTTATGTACAGTACAACAAGCCAAAACTCCTAAGTACATCGTGCATGTAAATTAACTACATCATATAGTtgatttttcatattaaaaataaataattatgctCTTTTTTGTGAATTTACCTTTAATGTTTGCATGTGTCCCATCCCACATTAAAGAGACGTAGTATGTAACCAGGACAAGTTTTTCACATTGAGTACAAACCAACTTCTGTGAAGTTCATATAATTATAAGATTgatgaattttctttttctgtaagaaaagaatatatttagctgctgttgacaaaataatgcCTGGTCAGATAAGACAGTGTTAAAAGTATTCAAATGGACATTTTCAAAGCGCAAGTTCTTTCACCCGTAGCAAATTCTAGAAGATGTATGTTGTTAGTTCAAGCATCTCCCCTTAATGAAGGCTGTTGGTGGTGATTTCATTTTACAATCCATCACCCAAGCCAACTTTACCCAAAAAAGAGAgcacaaaataaaatacttaGGCAGGGAAGTATCATAAACTGTAGCCATGCGTATCAGAATAACCATGCGTATCAGAATAACACTGGATGAGGAGGGGGTCAATATAGCTGTGAGTAATGTACCAGCAAGATCACAGACCAAAAGATAAACAGTATCacaattaccagaaaaaaatatcaaagagaTTTATTTTGATCTTCTTTCTAGCCGGTTTATTGATTGCCTGTTGGTGCATTCTTTGTGGAAGTTGCCTGTACAATGCACAGATCATTGGTCCAAACACTGACATGACCTACCTTAGACAGTCACAAGGTGTCCTACCAATTGCTCACTGTCAGTTGCAAATTGATCAGTTGTATTATCAGTGCTCATTGACTGCAATACATGACCTTGTCACTGAATGCACAAAAGAACCCACGATGAATCTACGGACTAAACCACCAGTTTCCCATCCCTACCCTCACTATGAGGTCTATGCCAGATTGAGGAAAATGAATAGTTATCCAGAATCATCCGTGTTAGTTTAGTCTGTACTGAAATACAAGTAATATGCATTGACCATCAACATGAGTGTGCGTAATTCTATTTTCTGCATTGCTTTTGTATACTGTTCCCTTCCTTAACCACCCTATCAAGGTCCAAATGTATATTTCTATGGTTAATCTCGATACATTTTCTCTGCCGTTCGAAGAATAGCAGTGTAGCAGGGGGACAAGAGATAGCGTGTTTCctgtaatttgtctctctgtgATGCTGTAGATGTTTTTCCTCCATTTGTTCATTGTACTACTGTTTTTTAATAAATCTTTAGAAATGCAATCCTTCGTCGTGActtttttagctctgctgtcagcaacGTGGAGCATATCAGATAGGCTGATTGTCTGTCGTCAGTCCGTTTGTCCACATTTGGCTTCTTGTCTGAAACTGCTGGTCTGATTACTTTGAAGTTCAACATGTACATTCCTGGGAGTAACCTTACgtaggtttgttcaaatcatagtgaaatttgcatatttgtatttgtttatgcaTTCTTCAATGCTTCAAGTTGTACTGTTGCCCCTATTGTAGAAGCAATTGTATGTGTTACACATCAAAATGTTCCTTTGGTTTCGGTTTAAGACCTTTACATTGACAACCAAATTCATGTTTTACCTTGTAGAATTCTAAAAATTCGGTAGGGCTGGTAAACATCTGCATTACTGGTATTCCTCTCATCTAGCTCTTTTGAGCCTTGTTGATCtcagacaatctccaataaagaCAAGAATCTAGGAAATTTGAGGGCGTCTCCATTTTGGAAAAGTGAAGGAAAATATTCCTTGCAAAATATAGACCCTTTGTCCACCGCAATTATTCACAGGCTTGGTTGTGTTGCCATTAGTGCAAGATACCGGGGTAgattagtattaatttatgcaaattatattaatgagaattgttttggtattgaaattttatgctaatgattcattatcaatgtggaatattcatttGCTCTGAATTTTGCATAATATATTGTTGATAACCTACAATATGGATGTTGACTACAGTCACTCGAGTTGTCAAGTGAATTGAGTAGTATAGAGCTAGAAGATGGCATACTATTAAAGTATCATGTTAAACAATTGTGTTCAAACGAAAGAGACTTTAAGAAAGAATTAACCTTTGGGGATGATAATCAGACTGAAATTTTCACGCTTTATTGCTTGCTGCTTTTGTGAACACATCTTGCAGCCTGTGGAATACATTTTCACCGTTATGTTTTGTGAATATCAAGAATACTTAAATATCCTGGGTGAACCCAgaattttttcttgattttcaaagaatgGTTCGAAAATTTAAAGGTGCACATCGTGCTAAAATGGACAACGTTGCCTCACCAAGAACAGTCCATATATTTGGAatcggttgaaattttcaacttttggcGTTGTAGGTAGTGTCTCCTCTGTCTCTTTCATGAACTGCGGACAAGTTGAGCTAACTTGCCAGTGATATATTCCAGGCTCTCTTGATGAGGACAGAAGTTAAtctatgtaaaattttcaactcACGTAATTTTGAAGGCTTGCGCGACTTTTAACCATAGAATTTTAATTCACCCAGACTGCATTATTTTATAGCACTCCATAAAGATGTTATTAAAAGAGATGGAAAATAAGTTATGAGCAACATTCATTGTGATGTCAAGATGAAAGCATTGATGTTAGCATGCGCACAATGTTGAATCGAAGGCAGTAAAATTGCTAGCAAGAATGGATCGTACTCTATCTGTCAATGCTGACATCCGCATTTTCACTCGTCGCTCGTTTGCTATGAGTAAGGGGATGACGGGAGAGATTTTGCATGATGCTGTCAGGGAGCAGCCATTTCTGTGACCTTCAAAATTTGCTCTGACATAGATTGATTATGTTTATATGACTGGTGACAGGTTTTGGCTCTCACACAGATGTCAACTCGGTTACCAAAATAACACACTTTACATGCAACAGTTGCAGCACTCTACTTTACGCACTAAGCCGAGAGAAGTGGAACATTTagaaacaaattaaatttcagGCTCCGATAAAATGAACAAGATTGTATCTTTCTGAAATGTCAACTGAAGTTTGTTGcagagtgtgtgtgtgagagagagagagagagagagagagagagagagcgcttTAATGGATAAAATTCTAGACCTGGTCATGTCCCTTGGAAAATTTCTTTTGCAAAACTCAAATGCCCTAACTTTGACCACTCAAGGTCCAATTTGTGTTTTCAGGTTCATGTTGGTCAATTGTAATGCAGGGGAATTCACATCACTATGTTTAACTAGCAGAGTTGTCAAACGAAGcagtttgacaatattttcatttcaaattcctCGTGCTTCTGTCGCTGTAATTGAGCAAAAAAGACACAAAATCTGTGACACTTTACAGCATACACAGCTAGAAACACCTAGGTGGCCTGAAGAAAATTCTTGGTGGGCAGTTGGTAAATGTCATTTCAATAACCAGGGATGGGGAATAGTTAGGTGgacaatatttttgattttgatctgTGCGCATCTTGAAAGATCGAGGCAAGATGGTGGGCGGGGAATATAAAGGGCATGTTGTGAACGGCCTTCACTTTCCGCTTCAAATTTTAATTCTAAAATTATATCCGAATTGTATCATATTTCcatggaaattttaaaacgccTATACAATATATCCCAATATGTCAGCTGCTGGCAGCAGACCCTGTGTAATTTAAACCATAGAATGAATTTACTACATAAAGCCTGCCTGATCCCAAACTACAGCACTCACTGCTTCCTCCCAGCATTTTCTCTCCCAATGTCAAGTGGATAAGGGTATAGCCAGCATGAGACAGTATTCATCTTTTCAGGGTTACGAATAAAAAGTGTTCCCCAAtgagaataaaattaaaatgatcGTTTTGGTCATGCAGCTGTAGAGAGAGCTGCAGGAATTGTCATGGTATCGGACAAGGATAACAGGATTCATTAGTTTTATGGATTGAACTGTTCAAATGACCAGTTAAATGTCAACTGTGCATGCTGATCATTATCTTTGTTACACTCTATCAAATGTGATATTAAAAATGGCCCGTAGCTGtttaacttttgacattttggtcacttttttgttgtgcaagtgagtcaactgcaagttcttgttctatactccctaaagcatgtaAAAATATATACCCATTATTTAACTTGGCAACATAGCACAATATGTGAAAGACACTATTGATTACAGTTGAATTCTACTTTGAATTCACTTGGCCAACAatgcaatgcagtttacacatgtacaggcacACTTGACAAGCTTTGTACTGTGTATCTCGATCAACACGCTGCAGGAGTACAACAGGAAACTGGAGCTGACattaaaaaccaaaaaaaaggaaaaaaatcatcaaaaattaaagCTTATATACTGAACCCTTTTAGGAAATTGAAAAGCTGATAAATGCAAAGACTGATAGGTCAATGGATCCAAAATCAGAACTAAATTGAAGTAGTTCAGTTTTTTATATGTGAAGCTGCCAACATATTaatgcaaaaatgttaaaaaaatccCACAGTACTGAAAACGGCATGTGCTGGCTGTGTAAATCTTTTCTGAAAAAATGGTGCACATTATACCTGCAGAAAGTTGCTGTTAAGCCAAATATCCATAAATATTAGGTATATAATAAACCTGTCAAAAACACCGTCTCATATgagttattttttctgtttttatagTCGTATGCAATACTTGATATTGGCTCTGCAGAAAAAGCACCTAAAAATCATATATGATATCAGCAAATATATTTCATCTTGTGTGGTTTCATGTGATAGCATGCCTGCCTTGTGAAAACTGATTCCAGATAAGCGAGTTTAAGCTTCCATTTTATGGTTATGGGAAGTGTTATATCGGTTTGAGGGGAAAGTTTAACTAACGACAGGACATTTTGGAAATGGCTGAGgtatatgaaaatatcgtaCAAACCACACAAGTGTGCCATAAGCATGTTTTCATATGTATGTCATGTGCACAAGGATGAAAACGTCtgtcaaaatataaacaaaagaaaactcCAGAATGTAAATTCAGCAAATGACACAATAACTTGAGCAATATCGTATCTTTGGGTTAACATCAGCGAAAGTGACAATATTGATTCCACCTCAAGTATAACTGTTTCTGCAAATGAAAAATAagcctaaaaataaaaaaaatgctcATATTGGCAACATTTGAGAAATGTGAATCCCTGCCAACCAGAAATAAACAATTTCAGACCAATACTAAACCAGCTGTGTCTAActtttttgaatatgaaaatgacaaaaaatagcCTCAGAAATTGCATTTGCTTATTTCCTTTAGTGAACAGCAGCTGCAGGATATCATAGTCAAAATTGCCACACAGcaaaaataacataatattgacaaaatcatcaaaatttactctGGCTACAGGGATATGTCATATCAGATTGGTTTTCTGGTGGAAGGATTTGACACAGGCACAAGAAGAATTTGCTGGCTTGCTCCAGCCATAAAAATTTTGCCACTGCAGGTACATGCCTTCGATCATCACTACACTCCTTTGGTCACAACGTCTGCATGGCTCTGCAGTGTTCCAAGTGATGGTCCCATAGATGGCAGCTCAAGAAGTTTGAGATGCTTTCTTGAAATGATTTTCACCAATTCAGTGTCATGAGCTATCTGTTGTGGCATACATAGGTCTAGAATGGAGTATGAGTGTGACATtattacatcacatcacacaaTCAGGTTTTGGATCAAAAACTGGGGAAAGGAATATTTTTTAATACCTTCCTTGTatcagattatatatatatatatatatatatatatatatatatatatatatatatatatatatatatatatatatatatatatatatatatatatatatatatatatatatatatatagacaactCCTGGTGTACTATGTAGGATTTAAATGTCTTAGATTATTTAAGAAAGTTGCCCAGACACACAAAATAAAGGATAAATTTCATGCTCTGGTCACCACATGATACAGGCAACTGGCATACCACAGTCCAAACAAAGTGCAAAATGTTTAATGCTACCTCCAAACTGCACCCACTCATGTCAAAATTGATTTCCTGTGTCTTCATAGGACAGCCTgctagaaaaaacaaacaaacaaactgaatatGAGCTGACTGTGAAAATCCTAAATTCCCAACACTATACTGATCGAACACTGGCAGCTATTAAACCTGATCTATTATTTCTATACTTTGTCCAGGAGTGGCGTAGTCTGCTGCTCCGGCATTTACCGAGAAATACTGATCactaaaaaatgtaaaaactaaagtaaaattacagGAGATTAATGTAATTGATACTCAGTTACCACATTACTTGAAAACCGACAACTATTTCAAATTTAACGTTCTCTATCCAATCATGCAAATTTACATAGGTATGATGGTACACGTATTTGCCaagttgaaacaaaaaatagactCAATTAATTGCTGTGCTGTGCCAATACCATCAGTTTCATCTGGTTTGGTGCTGGTATTTTTATAGtattattaaaaaacaaaaataccctGACgttgaatgattgaaagttgCTGAGCAGACTTTATATGCTAAAAAGTTTATGAATGTCTAATGGAAAATTGTTCTAATCAATTAACATGTATATCCCGTATGGGTAGAGGAACTGCAAGGTGCGCTGGCTTGTGTTACTACAAAGGCAATTACTGACATCAGTCAAAACTTGTTTCAACTCAAGATAACTCTGTACTTCTGATGCAATGTAATATTCCCCAGAATTTGATCTATCCCCAATTACTCTCAATAATGGCTTGATATGCAGGGGAAGATTAGCCTCAAATTTAGCCACCAATTCAGACGTCAAAGTTTTTAAGTTACTTGACAGTAAAATACAGACTGTATTCTAAAACACTTTAAATGGTGTTGCACTTCAAcattcacctgtaatctaaatttaCCCATGTAtcgtcaaaggggcgttccttggtattcaaaatgtccatgtgagggcgctgtttttaaaaagctgccacccgcttaaaatctgtgattggtaagATTTtcttctttccatggtaacaggtGACATTATACCTTTAACCAACACACTTTTTTTAAAGCAACATTTCttatctatcggcataccaatgggtacaaattgtgcaccccttcttgcagacttatttctgtattcatttcatatgaagcagagttcctacaatctctctacaaagcagggtctaaaaaacttgcaaggcgtggcacagatatattgatgatctgattagtctagacaatccagacatatcaaattacttacatcatatttaccctgatgagttggaaatcaaagaaacaacagagggtaggaactctgcttcatatcttgatctgttcctgcaagtgggtactaatgggctagccactaagctgtatgacaaaagggatgatttcgattttgaaatcataaattatccccacttgtcaagtaatattccatctgcacctgcttatggtgtgtatatgtctcaacttctcaggtattgtagggcttgtgattcctatgctgattttcaaatgagacacgtactcattggcatcaaaattactgagctaggatacacaacaaaaagactcgttaggactttcaaaaagttctacggtcgatatgacgacattgtggccaaatatgacacctcggtcactcaaatgattaacgacagcattcccggctttgacctattacagtgattcatatcctgtatcttttcatacaatatttagacaattttgggaccaatcctgacacctggtaccaccactaactatcagtggttcaggatggtcctacttaaatttgtaaatcacaattgtcccatggacctggtaatgtattaccttgaatggaaatgatttattggaccagtttaatgtcatattcttATGGAGGATGACATAAACCCCCTTATcctgtatattttcaaaaagcagagaatcaaaattttacttgaaaGAGGAAGGGATATGTGGAGTAGAAAACCTCAATCGTGGTATCAATGATTAATATAAAtactttgagcgccaaagtcactTTTTGCCACCTTCACAAAAtatacccctgtcaatttttttttttcagattttttgctggaattttgataaaacattgtagccaatgaaatatggtgtccatttggttcaaattaccaaacaaactacagaaaaatttcataaaaatttgttaaatgttgcactaaaatttttgtgggaaaaattacagcactcaaagggttaagtcaaAAATATGATACTACTTGATGAAttttaatatctcatttgaagTAGAGTATGCACAGAAAAAATCAGATTTTGTTTTGCACTATCTATTCTTATTCTTAAATTGCACAGGTTGAAAGAACTTTACTGctaaacaaaattgtcgtttgTAATATACTATTataagaatatgaaaatttctaaaaatttgacccagccacagtggagttaaatttttttaaatgttgtgaACTGGCAAAACAAGAAGCCACGATAtcgggtaatttgcataaatttacacttctttctcactcaacttacgactgcttgttATGCCAAAatgtgaacccaaccaatatttaatCTTTGGTTTCATGAAAATTCAATGAATCTTTCTAAAAAAAGTTACTTCGACCAAAATACGCAAGGGTTCCAATAGCACCTTAATTCCCTCTACCATATACCTTTCCaatctaaaatttaaaaaaaactaattgaaCAGGACTAGACATACCAGCAAAGTTTGCAAGCTTTCCCAAATTTTAATACCATTAACAACACTGGTTAAATGGGCATATTTTTTGACGTGGTACACCCACTGTGTTCTATTTCTGTACCTATCTAATCCAAAACCTGCTAACTTTTTGTTTCCGATGAATTTTTTATCGGTTCAAACGATATtcctttttaaatttcatcagGAATATGTAGTTTTAAAATAAAGTAGTTTTAATCACGTGACAGAATCAATATACAAAAGGATACAACTTTCATGCACTGTAATCTAAAATCAGGACTCACAGAACAAAAACGGTGCATGCAGAGACTATGTGTAACCTTGTATGTTTTATGCTGGAATGTAGGTAGCTGCTGTCAGCTTTCAATAACATTACAGTATTGCTGATCTTATAATAAAACGTTAGGAAGCCCTGGGGGTTCTTTCAATACTCT
Protein-coding regions in this window:
- the LOC139151578 gene encoding putative RNA-binding protein Luc7-like 2 isoform X1, whose protein sequence is MSAQAQMRAMLDELMGTMRDGESKLNVKFSDPKVCKSFLLNCCPHDILASTRMDLGDCPKVHDLALRADYEKASRDRDYGYDIDAMEHLSTFIADCDRRTELAKKRLAETQEELSAEAEAKAQAVQILAEDIGKKVAKAEELGAEGNVEESMKMLQEVEDTRKKKLEAEEDYRNSMPASSFQQQKLRVCDVCSAYLGLHDNDRRLADHFGGKLHLGFITIRDKLKDLKKLVADKREAREAERAKRREERELERERDREKRRKAYEDRYQSSRSRRSRSKSRERRKRSRSRSPDRRKDRRRRSRSRERRRRSRSRERRRSRERSRDQERRRRRSRSRSRERSRRSRSRDRSRSRERKHVSKSKERSPSDDRYRSRNKERSKSSERYRSSKDRSRSRERSRSRERSRSGRSSSRDRHANRDSSKDRHHDRSPKRSRQENGGDDLDSDSSRD
- the LOC139151578 gene encoding putative RNA-binding protein Luc7-like 2 isoform X2 yields the protein MDLGDCPKVHDLALRADYEKASRDRDYGYDIDAMEHLSTFIADCDRRTELAKKRLAETQEELSAEAEAKAQAVQILAEDIGKKVAKAEELGAEGNVEESMKMLQEVEDTRKKKLEAEEDYRNSMPASSFQQQKLRVCDVCSAYLGLHDNDRRLADHFGGKLHLGFITIRDKLKDLKKLVADKREAREAERAKRREERELERERDREKRRKAYEDRYQSSRSRRSRSKSRERRKRSRSRSPDRRKDRRRRSRSRERRRRSRSRERRRSRERSRDQERRRRRSRSRSRERSRRSRSRDRSRSRERKHVSKSKERSPSDDRYRSRNKERSKSSERYRSSKDRSRSRERSRSRERSRSGRSSSRDRHANRDSSKDRHHDRSPKRSRQENGGDDLDSDSSRD